aaaaactttcacttttggaaaaagccaaagctttttcaaaaaagacagaaaaacctctcaactttcaaattaaagacatgcaaatgtaaaggatttcttaggaaatccaaaaataaataagggcaattttgtccatctttgcttcttttaaaaaatttctctctcttttgggtttttccaaagtctcccttttttttatttaagattACGCTATTATTCATGCTTTTCACATTGGATtttggataattttttttgctatCTTTTGTATTCTTGTAAGTTGTTTCTATTTTACAGTACATCTgcttcaacaacaacaaaaaatactaaaactactcaaaaaattctaattaaaaaataacagaTCAAAACCAACAccttttaaacaaaagccAAACCGAAAAAGAAAACGCAAAGTTATCAAATTTGAAGGTCATATTGTAGCTCTCAAAGTTATCAAATTTGAAGGTCATATTGTAGCTCTCGGTGATATTCGGCTTGCTTAATAAAATGGTATTTATTATGTGTGATTTATAAAGAGATATCTAGAAGCTCCTAAATTTGATTTCTTATCTTTTCGTATAACTAACTAATATTtccatcaataaaaaaaaaaattccaaacaaatatttataataaaacgctcatttcattcaaattccAAGCCAATACTGTAGCAAGAGATGTAAGCATGCAAGGGAATTTTACTGGCAGCAAGCACAAACAGAAAGCATTGAACTCTACAAAGTATTCCATGAGCCAACAGTGGTCAACTGAAAAACCATTCATATAGCCTATGAGAGTTAGTTGAATTGGTAAAGAGCGTTCTCTTCGTCAGCAAGGCTTAAGTTCGAGTCTTGCTACTGGCAATCCCTCTTGGTGAGTAAtttgtgaaaacccaaaaagggCTAAGGGCTTGGTATGCCCTGACCCTGCAATGGGGTAGCCTTCCCTCCCCCTAAActttttcacccaaaaaaaaaaccattcttATAATCTAATAAACTAGCTCAAGTTCAACCAAATCTACAACAACGAAGCTTGAGCAAAATTACTCGAACACAAAGGACACTTGAGTTTAGTTCAAATTCGAGACAATTTCAACCAAACCCAGCTTGAACAAACCAGATTTGTATTACGCTGTTTAAACCTGGATTGGTCAGAGAACCATCACAAGATGCACTAATCATGCCAGGTCATTTTCATACGTTTTGATAACTATCAATCCAGTCAGCTTCTACCAGGGACGACTAGAAAATATCAAGGTCTTGACAAAATCATTCATTAAGATCAAAACCAATAGAAACTACAAAAAAGACTCTGATTTTTGTTCCATAAATGGCCTATCCTAATTTCTGATACAATAGATACAAGTAGAAACTCTCCAAAACCAAGTGTTCTGCCAGCTTTACTATGCCTTGTTTACACGAATTCGTTGCCCTTCAAACAACTGCAATGaacaataaatagaaataaattGTCTAACCGTGAAAATTTGGACACCAACTGATCAAAATTGCTAAGGAAACAAATGCTCAAACAGTTCCAATCATTTGCAATAAAGGAATAATCAGTTCCAGGAAACTAATGAGGAAAGCAATATCCATCCTAATGAAAACATAACCACCATACTTCATGACTACAATTATTGTTTGTAACATGTGAAAATCAGAAGGATGGAAACCACAAGGAAGTATAAATCATGGATGGTGAAAAAAGGTATTTTGATTTGCGATAGATATCATACAAGAATTAGCAGGAATTTATGCAGACAACAGAAGCAACTAGAGACAAAATACACCATGCACctgcaaatttgaaaattggcTAGTAATTCTAGCTTTCGCATCATTGAATTTCAATAATGCTTTATGTTGCCAGTCATATGAAAACTTCCATAAGAACATATAGAAGAAAGAATATGAACAAGCAGGCAAGTATGTGTATGTATAGTTTGATTCCCGGCTTCCTTTAAAATATGGAACAACAGCTAGAAACTTACAGTATTGTTGAAAGAAGAGATGGCAGCTTCTACATCCTCCTCCgaggagaaagaaacaaacccaaaaccacTAGATTTTGAAGTCCCTGGAACCCGGGAAACCTTTGCGCTAAGAACTTTTCCCTTCTCAGAGAAGAGGGTTTTGAGTGTATCCGTAGTTACTTCCTTTCCAAGATTTCCAACATACACTTTATGGGGGCTATCAATGAATTGGGACTCTTCTGCCTGAAGAAGTGATACGTCCGCTTGTAGCAGGGGTTTCTCGGTTATGTTTACTTTGATTTCACGTCCTCCAATCTCCTGTATTAACAACCAGATGGAATTAATTCGTTTTTGACAATTAATAACATTTTactaaacaaattgaaaaagtGCCGATAGAGGGCAGAGGAAGTATACTTTATACTAGATGAATTCTTTAACAGTATTTTAATCAATATAAACGTATGAACCTTGGCAACACTTACAGTTCCATTCAGTTTTTCAACAATGGAATTCGCATCTTCAACAGTCTTTGCTGTAACAAATGCAAATCGGCGACTTCTTCCAGAGTACTTATCAAACATCACCTATGACCAAAAGGAAGGGAGGAAAGTcatctcttttatttcttttctgtgTTATTTATATTACAgtcaactcaaaaaaaaaaaaaacaacattctatatattgaaagaaaattgcCAAATAAATCCTCATTCTCTTGCTCAGCCATACATATCTCCCAACTTGGATTTTACAATAGTAATTTCTTCACATTGATACTTGCACAAGCATTTAAAATACTTCAGCCAATATTTTCTGGTAAAAGCTTACTGGGTTACTAGCAAATCCTCAGTTATCTCAAGTTTGGTGTTATTAAACCATGCTCAAGCATGAAAAGAGTAAATGGTTTGACTGTCAATGACAAATATAGTAATAGAAGATCAGGAAAACATCTTGAGAAACAGTAACAAGGTCTTGGCATGCTGATTTACaaaatcaatatgaaattccaagtAGAACGGCTCAAAAGATATTGTTAAAGCACCAGATTAGGATCATATGTTTTGATAGCCGCATTATCTTCAAGCCTTCAGTGTTGTCTTATATTGATATGACTACATGTGAATTATTTGTCATTGAAAGGAATGATTAAAATAACTAAAGATATGTGACAGgcaaaatcaaattcatgacAAAATTCATGAGGTTAAAAATACAATTCCCAGGATGAAGTTCCAACTAAGCTATTAGTCCACTCTTATTATTTAACATCACATTTAGAATCTTGAACTGCAACTTTGAATGCAATTGTCAAACCGGACAGATACCACATGCATGTAAGTAAAACCTATTGGCAGCCTCGGGTTCGTATACTAGCCAACGAGGAGCTCCACCCCACCAACCGTTGTAAACTACTCTTAGGTCAGTTCCAATCAACGAATTACCCTACAACACTGAAGTCCCTTACACCAATTAAGCTAGTTACCCATGATGCTACATACTAACCCAACCAAACGATTCTTTTCAAGCTAACTAATCCAATACTAATATGAACCCAAACACAAATGTAGTTGCTACCATATTAAGTACTTATCATACTGAGCTCTCAATCTTCAATAAcccaacaattaaaaaaaaacataaaaatgcatggaaaaacacaaaaacgaGACAgagtaaataataaaacaaaatgaaaaggaaaagccAAAAACCTCAGCCTTCTCTACAGCTCCGTGTTCTTCAACAATTTTGGTAAGCTCAGCATTATCCACAGTCCTGGGAATGTTGCCAATGTAAACTCTCCTGGCCGCTTTAGAAGACGGGTCGGCTGCGACTTCTTCGGCAACAGCAGAGACTCTTTGTGAATGTCTGGGGGTCAGAATCATATAAGAGGAAGTGAGTTTCTGAAAGCCCTGAAATTGGGTCGGTTTGAGGATTTGGAGAGACAGTTTTGGTGCGgctttgatgggttttgtgtgatGGTGAAGGAGATTGGGTGGTGACAGTAGGGATGAGATTGtagccattttttttttctgggctATTGGGTGTGATTATGAACAAGAGGAGAAAAGTGAATGCGGTTCCAGAGCAGAGTGAAAGAGTGAGGGTGGGAAAAGAGCTGAGACTGAAAAGGCTTCAATTTCATTATCTCATTATCTAGCTGGGATTTTGGTCCAAGGTATCTCACCCGCGGGTGAGACATGActgaacttctttttcttttgtagtaaaagtaaattactttactaaaaaaaatattaaattacattttttttataaaaaagataGTGAAttgcattttaaaaaataataaataagtaaattaaacataaatttttataCCAGTGAGAGTCTAAACTAgttcaaattaattataatatgaaaaaaatattcgaATTTGAGTGCAGGGATAGATTcgctgctctaattaaaataataaaaattagtatttataagtttagtatattatccATCATCCAATAgaaagtttgaaaaaaaaaatggaaattagGCCTAGAAATTAtagagaattgaaatggaggtGGCCAAAATTGTCATTTCATTCCCTGTGAGTAAAAGTGATAGCGAGTAGCCATTTTGCAGGTAGGTCTGAGGGTTTTTAAGGGTTCGGcccatatatatacacaccaGTTTCTTACTCAGTGTTTGTGGCTGAGCCTTTCGGAGACGGAGAACCAGTGAGAGACTCTTACAAAGATTTCACGATGGCGCCGAAGCAGAGGACCCCAAAGGTGACCCGAAACCCAGATCTGATTAGAGGGATTGGGAAATACTCGAGGTCGAAGATGTACCACAAGCGAGGGCTTTGGGCTATCAAGGCCAAAAACGGCGGCGCTTTCCCTCGCCACGACAAGAAGCCCGCGGCTGACGTCCCTGCTGTGAAGCCGCCTAAGTTTTACCCCGCCGATGATGTCAAGAAGCCACTCGTCAACAAGCGCAAGCCCAAACCCACAAAGCTCAGGTCCCTATTTCTTTGACTGTCTTAtgttttgggtttggtttgCTCTTTCCGTAATGTGGGGAAATGGTTTGAATGGATGTCTTAATGTGTTTGGATTCTGAGAAAATGCGTTTACCTATGAgcttattttttctctctctattttgtAGATTTGTGAGTGACTATATTAAGTTCTGTTTATTGGGATTCCGTCTTTGATTTCCAATACCCATGTcaattatgaaaaaagaaattgggaACATAGAAAGTGAAGATATGCATTGGACGGTCCCCATGGTTTGGGGTTTGAGAAAGTATTTACTTTGTTATctgagttttgtttttcccctTTGGGTGTTTGAGGATATTatcatctttcttttgttcaatATTGGTTAGGATATAGAGATTAGAAGTTAGATATCGCTTTTTACCAAAAAGAACATAAATTGTGagaatgttttattttctttttcagttgcTTACCTTAAAGCGGAAGGAGATTGTTTATGTTCGAGAAGCAGTTTTAGATCTTCTGTAATCTCCCtatgttctttttgtttatatcgttagtaattttttggtattttcttttcttcatatCTTGTAGAAATAGCATTACTCCTGGTACTGTGTTGATCCTTCTTGCTGGGAGGTTCAAGGGGAAGAGGGTTGTGTTTCTGAAGCAGCTCTCATCTGGCTTGCTTTTGGTCACTGGTAagttctcttctttttttttctcataattaagtttttgtttttttcttgtatgTTATTGGTGCAAGAACAATGATGAAAAAAATGCTCTTTCATCTGTTTCAGTTCTttcttataaaatttattaGTGCTTAATTTTTGTGTCAATTGTTCTGCTGGTTGATTTCATATGGAGATGATTATTTGGTTTGATCGAGCACGTATGtaatacaaagaaaaacatgctTTGATGAAGTGTTGGTCATTCAGTACATGGAACAAGGTCATTGTTTACATTTGTGATAAAAGTGATTAAATTTTGTTGATGTGTTTGAATGGAAGTTCAATAGAGCCATTTGGCTGTGCACGTCTGTTTTGAAAAGAACCATTAGGCAGTGCCAGGTGATGTGATTTGTAGTTTTGTTGAGCATTTCCcttccctctttcttttttttttcatattccCTGCGTGCCTTAGATTTCAAAGTTGGAGTGTTTCTTACTGTCGTTCTTTCTTGTCATTTCAGGACCATTCAAGATTAACGGTGTTCCTCTTAGACGTGTGAACCAAGCTTACGTGATTGGAACCTCAACCAAGGTTGACATCTCTGGGGTTAACGTGGATAAGTTTGATGACAAGTACTTTGCAAAGGAAgtccagaagaagaaaaagaagggtgAAGGCGAGTTCTTTGAAGCAGAGAAAGAGGTTggggtttttctttattaaaaaaatcttttatCTTTCTTCGAGCGTATACTGTCTATGGTCGTTCTTTGGCcgtctttttgttcttttcttctaaCCTTTGATTTCCTTCTTCAAATTGTAGGAGAAAACTGTACTTTCACAGGGGAAAAAAGATGACCAGAAGGCTGTTGATACACCATTGATTAAATCCATCGAGGGAGTTTCAGATTTGAAGACTTATTTGGCTGCAAGGTTTTCTCTTAAGCAAGGCATGAAGCCTCACGAGCTTGTTTTCTAGATTGAAGAAACTGAAAAGTGTTAGATTTTGCTTTTCTATCCAAAATTGttccatttttgtttgaacttgATCTTAGTGGTTGTACTCTGAAgtttaatttgtaattgacATCTAATCGGATGTTACTTTAGATCATGCATTGTgcgattgttttttttttccttttctattttattaaaGGAGGTTTGAACCTAGGATCTCTACTCTCTCCCATTTCATGCCATGTTTTCTAATATTACAGCCTTAGTTGCGGTCATGTGAGATGATTAACTTGTTGGTTGCTTAGGGTGTAGGATAATACTATGGAAACCTTTCTTTCGGGGTGCTTAAATTGAAGTATAAAAGCAGAATTCTTAGGATAAATGCGTTGAAGATGGTTGTATGAAGAAACCCTTACTATTTTTATTGAGTTATAAGAAGTAGTAGctaacaaattgaaaaccaacACCACGAGTATAAAACTCAGCTAAAATACTATAATAATTTACATTGTTCATTTTGCGATCATAGTTCTATTTTATTGAGAGGGGAGCCCCTGTTGTTACAAAGGGAATTCAAACGGGGCATTTATTCAAACTCGAACAAGGTTACATGAACAAGGTTACCTGAACGTTACAGTTTCCACAGGACTTGCCACAAATTAGTTTCAGAGTAAGCTGTCGGTCCGAGCGGGCAATCTCCTGAAGAAATTGCTGGGTACAGAAGGCAGCTTGCTTCGGAACCTGGGGTGCCTCAAGTAATACAGCCCTGCAACTAAAGCAACCACTCTAAATGGGGCCACATAAAGAACCACAGATGCACAAAGGCAAAACAGTATGAAAAGGCTGGTTGCTCTTGTGTCTCTCCAGCTCAGTAGAGACTGAAACCTCTCTCCTTGTGTTGCTATGTCACCTACAACTGTCTGTATCCTTCCTGCTACACTTCTGATCCTGTCGTACCTCATTCGAACTATATCGTGGGGTCTAGAGCTCGGAAATGTGTCAAACTCTTCATCAAGCTCATCCGGGTGAACTGTCTCTGCCCATGAAAGCTTGGTATCCATGTGAGGAGGATGTCTGGGCCTGAACCTGTAGTTCCACATTCCAATGAGGAACATGTAGACGAAAAGAGTTGGAAGTATCAACTCTGGGTAGCAAATCAATATCAGAAAGAGAATGTGGACAAGAACTGTGGTGACCCCGTTCTTCCAATTGCATACATCACCAAGCCACCGGCTCATAGAAAACATGGCAGAAAGTAGTGACATAATTCGAAAGAAGTTAGCTTTGCTTCTTCTCATGCTCCACATGTGAGAATCAACATCTAACATGTACTCCACCACTTCTTTCCTAAGAGGTGGCTCAGCTCTGCTAAGTCTCACTGCTACAATATTCATGGCTTGGTATCGTAGATTATCGACTTGGTTCACTGTGAAAGGATGCAAGTAATGCATTTTTGGCAGCAAGGGGTGCCCATAAACATATATCATGTTAGCAATAGAGAGGGTGGTGAATCGAACTGCTAGTTGGAGCTCCCCCATTTTCTTCACTCCATTAGGCTGTAGAACTAGGAGTGGGTACGAATGTGTGTACATCCGATGAGCTTCAAGTGCTGACAGTCGAATACGTACCTTCCCAATTCGTGAATCTCTTGCTGCACTGCCTGCAGCAGGTGTTTGTTTCTCACCTCCACCTAGGTTGCAGTTATCGAAAACTCCCAATGTTATCACGGTGCAGGGGTCGTAAACTTCCCATGTGTACTGCTCATTCCATTTAGGATTGAATGTGTCCAGAATTGTTCTGGTGCGAACCCATTTCTGGCCATACTTGGCTACACAATAAGCATCTGTGCTCCCTCGGCCATCCTTCATCTTCATTGGAAGAAGCCCTTGTGCACTTAGAATGCCCACTTCCAAAATCCCGACAGGCTGCTTCCAAAGCTGCCTTGCTGTTGGCCTTTGATCACTTATATACATGGTTGATTCATCTAGTACATGGTATCCACCTTCAAGACAAACTCTCAGGTGAATTCTACTTGAAAACTTGAGCTCCTTCCTCCTATCAGGCTCCAAGATACCAAAACCATACTTCTCAAGATTGAACCAGCGAGAATGAACTGGCCTGTGGTCAAGCCGCTTCTCAAACATGTCAATTGGCATGCTTATTTTCCCCAAGACCTCATCTTTCGAAGGGTGGACTCGATCCTCGACTGTAATAACCAGTTGCTCCTCAAAAGGCTCAGCTGCCACAAAGACTAAATCTTCATTCCATAATGGATTAGCAGTCCGACTTGGACATATCTTGGTCCTGAGCAATTGGTTTCCAACTTGAGCTTTGACAAAGACTTCTGGGAGGCGGCTTCTGTCATTGGGCAGCACATCCTGAGCTTCAATCACATTCACCCTCAGGTACCATAGTTTTGGTGATACATATACCTTTGATCTGACATTAAAAACACCCTCCCCATAGACAGCTGCAGCATCTGAATGCCATGCATCTGGAAAGGCTTCATCAGCCTGTGTTCCCATCCAAACTGCAAGCATGATCTCACCCCTAACCTTCCCTTCTCCACGGCGGTGCTCTAGTCTGTACCACTGAGGAGCCAGTTGGCTGTCAGGTGGAACTCTGGTTGGAACCTCATTCAAGTCAAAAACCACCCTTCCAAGATAATCATCTCTTCCAATCATCTCTTTATCTTTGACAAAAACTTCTACCACTGATGATTGAATTCGATCTTTTGAGAAAGCAAACACCTGGTTCCACTCTGGATTCATTTTCCTCTCAAAATGCCTTGTTCTTCCCTTATAGTTTCCCAGCTTTACTTCCACGTAAGGATCACAGCTTCCGGTAATAGAGCTGGGAGGGAGGTCTTTGGCTTTCACAACGcgaacaaaaagataaaacatTTGTTCAACAAGGTCATAAGTGCTTGTAAATCTCTCACCACTCATCCATCCTCTTCCTCCATGTGCTCCACCATTTGGCCATCTCTCACCAAGCTGTGGGTTGGTGTCTTTCAGTTCATATTCATCTTGATGGTTATGATGGGCTTCCGGTTGAGCTGGCCGCATGGTTAATGGGAAACCTTGATGTTGTATTTCTACTGATTTGCCTGGTTGCTGCAGAACTTGATGCTTGTGTATGTGGTGCGCTGTTTCAGCTTTTACTTCAACTGGCTCTTTGATCTCCTCCTTTGGATCTTGTGCAGGATCACTAATGCTAGACCCGGCTGCAGCAGCAGAAGAATTTGTTTCAATCAAAGCAACCGCAGCAACTTTTTTGTTGAATTCTGCTGTGATAACTGTAGTGTTATCTACTACAGGGACTTTTTCTTTAGGAATAGCAGCCAATACTTTGCTATTAGTTCTTGTGCTTTCTGTATTTGGAGGAGCAGAGGGACTAGAAGTTGGGTGTTCTGGAGGTTGTTGAGAATTAGAAGGAGAGTCTTCTAGTAGTTGTGGTGGAGAATATGGAGGAGATTTTGGTTCAGGTTCTAGTGAAGTATATACTTTTAAACCAATCTCACCCTTGACGGATGAGAAAAACCACTTCTTTTCTAACTGGAATCTTTGATAAGCTTTCTCACTTTTCGTGACAATATGTGAGCAAGGAATTCTTACTCTTCCAAGGAAGTTTCGGCCAGGAGTAGGTGATCTCCTCTCATGGTAGACATAGGCTTCAATGGTTTGGTGATGGAAGTTTTGTGTTTGGTCGATATCAAAGAAAAGTTTGTGGTTCCAAATGGGGTTGAGGTTCTTTAAAACAGTTTTGGTTCGGCTAAGCTTGTTTACAAAATCAACTTCTACAAATGGACTAGCAGACCCTTCACCGTCTTTGGGCATAAGATCATGAGCATCTACCACTTCAACTACCAGCTTCATTCTCCTTTTGCTTACTTGGCTGCCGTGAGAATCTAGAGGAAGTGACACCCCTCAAGCAATCTGAAATAAGCTTCAGAAGCAAAGAAGTTTTATctaggaaggaaaaaaattaaaaagaaaaaaaaaaaaaaaaaaggaatgttCAGGTTCTTTCTCTTGCACTGTGGTACTATGCTATTTTGGTGAAGCAAAGAATgttttgatgaagaagctGCCCTGCCTGTCAGTTCTGTTATAAATCGAAAGATAGCCGGAAAAAATTGGAGGGAAgccttaaattttttataaagtgTGTAAAAAGTCAGTCATTCAAATAATTCTCAAAGAAGGCAATATTATCTCATTAATTTTATCCCAAATGCTTGAagcaaaatttgttttattttatattacttCTGCATTGCTTGGGAATCATCTcaattctgtttcttttttgtttgctgAGGTAAGAGCCTCTTAACATGATGAAGAATTAAAGCtaacttttgtgttttttatatacaaaacGAATAAAATGTTCTCGAGGCCTCTGTAAGAAACTTACATGGCTAGCTTTTCTTTGGCATGAAGAATCAAATCTCAGAGatccttttcttcttattatCAAGGGTATAACTGCCATctgattaaaaatatattcacTTGAATCTGTGTGTGTTGAAGGGACATCCCTTTCTTGGCTAGGCAGCAATCTGAATGTCATGAAGTGTAAAGTAAAGAAAGTTAGGAAAAGAAAGGGCTATGAAAGGCATAGTTGGAGcctaagaaagaaagaaaaagcaaaaatctGAAGCTGCATGGTTTATGAGTTGTGATCAAAGATGCTTTGCTTTCTGCTTTCTACTCTTTCTTACTTTTAacttatttattattgttgCCTCCCTCATTTTGATTCTGTCCAAGTTTTGGTttgtcattattattttttcttttctactttAACCATTGCATTGTTAGGAAGACCATGTGATTCATTGCTTGACTTCATTATgtttttgaatatttgagTGTTGTTGGATCAATCGTTGTTCTTCTCATGTTCTGTTATGAATGCAGTGATCTGTCTGTCAGTGGTTTTGCCATATCCGACTGTTTGAACTTTAGAACATCATATTAACAAAAGGACTCATATTTTGAACTTGTGCTCGtacatgaaaatattttatttaattgagcCAATGATGGGGTGGAACATGAGGCAGATACCTTCGAAGgattaatattaattacatACTTACTGAATCACACGTTCTGCCAAACATTAACTTGACCAAcaattcaaatttgttttatcCACAAATTTCCTGTGGCTAACGTATGAAGTACGAATACTTAATGTAATTCCTGAGCGAGAAGGTGAGGAGAATTGGTTCGTTGTTTCGGGTTTATTTTGGGATAAGAGCaaggaacaaaaaaaactcTGTGAATTCCctgtatattattattctttcaAGACTCAAGAAAAAAGGTCCCTTCTTACAATAAGCATGGTGGGTTCTATTTATAGGGGGTTTAAACAAGATAATTTACGAGCTGGTCACTTCGGCTCGGAGCCGAGTTGTTTGTGTCACACCAAGTTGTCAAGTGCTTGCATTTGGTTTGGTCATTTTTCGCTAAGTGGTAAGCAAGGTCCACATGTTCTGTTTTCATTGGGCAGACGAGCTCGGTATATACTGAGCGTCGACAAAATTCATCTCACAAAATTGTGTTGTGAATCTTACAATATGGCTTggataagaaaaaagagagccaAGTCAAGACACAACCTAGTACTAgtaaggccatctccaaccatgGGCCATAGACCGAATATGACTctaaaataatgtaaaactCATCTTTAGCCatgggcaaaaaaaaaattggccaaatttgtAGGGCCACATTAGGTCCTTTGGCCTCGgccaaattttatttgtggGCCTAGCGCATGTGCTTTTCAAGAGGAGAAAGTATCATGCGTAGGCAAGAGCACGAAACATCTCGTGCAACTGCAGATTCAACAGCCAATATTAAAGGCGCGTTGACGTTATCATCGATGACGTTAGCTAGCCATTaggcttttatttttatttttaaatttttttaaattcgttttgttttaaatatatatatatatatataattggttTCTGATCGTTGGAGGTCAAAACTATTGATTAAcggttattttttatttatttatttaaaacctttttaaatgttttaaattcattttgtttaaaaaaaaatataaattaaaaatattgtctctaaatcatagtttaattaaattaaacaatatataGTTATGGAACATATAAGCGTTGTACcataatttttctcaaaataataaaatatatagagTCCTAAAATATAGTCATGCATGGACATAATTGGGGATGGAAAAATTTAGCcatacattattattttttaaattaatattttgaaaaattaaatttttaacCCCGAATTACATTTAGTCCTATAACTTGAGATGGCCTAACTAAATTACTGGCAGTTGAAAAACTACAGCTTGGCCACATGACCTCAAACTGCAAGTAGCCAACGGTCTCTTCTACCACACACGCACGCATTCACTAAAATTAGATCCTTAACACACGTTAATTATAATTCTCTCTTTTTGATAATTTATTTGCAAAACAATAGAAAAGTGTCTCCCACAAGATTGGGCCAGggcccttctctctctctctctctctctctctctcttccatcAACTACTACTAGAACCTTCGATCACTGTCTCAAAGACTCCAAATTTAGGGTTTCTCGAGGGTTTATCACACAGCCAAAAACCCTAGAAAAGCCCAACTCCACGAAAGACTTGATCTTTTTGGGTAGTTCGTCAAGCTTTCCCAAATGGTTCGCTCCAATGGCGTCAGGCTTGTCCACTGGCTCTCTCGTCGCTCTTTTGCCTCCAACCCCATCCACAACCCTACATCCTCCGTATGATTCCTCAttatttctcccttcttcGATTTGATTGTACTAATTATTGTCATTtcctattatttttgttttaatttactgtgaatttcttttcttaactTTGATCATGTTTGAATTGCTGCTAGGCATGCGGGAGGATGCTTGGAGGCGGTTTTAGGACATTCAAGACTGGGGTTTGCAACAATTCTAGGGTTTTAGGAAATTATACTACTACTAGTAATGGTAGGTCAAACACCCACTTTTCGTTTTTTGAATTCTACTGAGCATTAAATTTCTTATTCCCCCCTTTAAtggattattttgtttttgtttccttttctcttccccctccccccctccTTTTTTTGCAGTTTGTAGAAAAAGTTGGTTGCTTGGAGCTCTGAATACCAATTGGTTCGCTGCAA
Above is a window of Prunus persica cultivar Lovell chromosome G2, Prunus_persica_NCBIv2, whole genome shotgun sequence DNA encoding:
- the LOC18784902 gene encoding 30S ribosomal protein 2, chloroplastic; translation: MATISSLLSPPNLLHHHTKPIKAAPKLSLQILKPTQFQGFQKLTSSYMILTPRHSQRVSAVAEEVAADPSSKAARRVYIGNIPRTVDNAELTKIVEEHGAVEKAEVMFDKYSGRSRRFAFVTAKTVEDANSIVEKLNGTEIGGREIKVNITEKPLLQADVSLLQAEESQFIDSPHKVYVGNLGKEVTTDTLKTLFSEKGKVLSAKVSRVPGTSKSSGFGFVSFSSEEDVEAAISSFNNTLFEGQRIRVNKA
- the LOC18787133 gene encoding 60S ribosomal protein L6-3 yields the protein MAPKQRTPKVTRNPDLIRGIGKYSRSKMYHKRGLWAIKAKNGGAFPRHDKKPAADVPAVKPPKFYPADDVKKPLVNKRKPKPTKLRNSITPGTVLILLAGRFKGKRVVFLKQLSSGLLLVTGPFKINGVPLRRVNQAYVIGTSTKVDISGVNVDKFDDKYFAKEVQKKKKKGEGEFFEAEKEEKTVLSQGKKDDQKAVDTPLIKSIEGVSDLKTYLAARFSLKQGMKPHELVF
- the LOC18784802 gene encoding FT-interacting protein 1 — its product is MKLVVEVVDAHDLMPKDGEGSASPFVEVDFVNKLSRTKTVLKNLNPIWNHKLFFDIDQTQNFHHQTIEAYVYHERRSPTPGRNFLGRVRIPCSHIVTKSEKAYQRFQLEKKWFFSSVKGEIGLKVYTSLEPEPKSPPYSPPQLLEDSPSNSQQPPEHPTSSPSAPPNTESTRTNSKVLAAIPKEKVPVVDNTTVITAEFNKKVAAVALIETNSSAAAAGSSISDPAQDPKEEIKEPVEVKAETAHHIHKHQVLQQPGKSVEIQHQGFPLTMRPAQPEAHHNHQDEYELKDTNPQLGERWPNGGAHGGRGWMSGERFTSTYDLVEQMFYLFVRVVKAKDLPPSSITGSCDPYVEVKLGNYKGRTRHFERKMNPEWNQVFAFSKDRIQSSVVEVFVKDKEMIGRDDYLGRVVFDLNEVPTRVPPDSQLAPQWYRLEHRRGEGKVRGEIMLAVWMGTQADEAFPDAWHSDAAAVYGEGVFNVRSKVYVSPKLWYLRVNVIEAQDVLPNDRSRLPEVFVKAQVGNQLLRTKICPSRTANPLWNEDLVFVAAEPFEEQLVITVEDRVHPSKDEVLGKISMPIDMFEKRLDHRPVHSRWFNLEKYGFGILEPDRRKELKFSSRIHLRVCLEGGYHVLDESTMYISDQRPTARQLWKQPVGILEVGILSAQGLLPMKMKDGRGSTDAYCVAKYGQKWVRTRTILDTFNPKWNEQYTWEVYDPCTVITLGVFDNCNLGGGEKQTPAAGSAARDSRIGKVRIRLSALEAHRMYTHSYPLLVLQPNGVKKMGELQLAVRFTTLSIANMIYVYGHPLLPKMHYLHPFTVNQVDNLRYQAMNIVAVRLSRAEPPLRKEVVEYMLDVDSHMWSMRRSKANFFRIMSLLSAMFSMSRWLGDVCNWKNGVTTVLVHILFLILICYPELILPTLFVYMFLIGMWNYRFRPRHPPHMDTKLSWAETVHPDELDEEFDTFPSSRPHDIVRMRYDRIRSVAGRIQTVVGDIATQGERFQSLLSWRDTRATSLFILFCLCASVVLYVAPFRVVALVAGLYYLRHPRFRSKLPSVPSNFFRRLPARTDSLL